The Dysgonomonadaceae bacterium PH5-43 genome has a segment encoding these proteins:
- a CDS encoding hypothetical protein (product_source=Hypo-rule applied; transmembrane_helix_parts=Inside_1_19,TMhelix_20_37,Outside_38_38) translates to MLIKLELTAKVIKKRFVQNYTKRFLFIIIVSNLMVAAP, encoded by the coding sequence ATGTTAATTAAATTAGAATTGACTGCTAAAGTAATAAAAAAACGCTTTGTACAAAATTATACAAAGCGTTTTCTATTTATAATAATTGTCTCGAACCTTATGGTAGCTGCACCTTAA